In Fodinicurvata sediminis DSM 21159, the genomic window ACACCAGCAGCAGCCGGCCGTGCAGAAGCCGCAGGTCCACCCTGGGCCGCACTGCTGCGTGCCGCCGTCTCACCGGCCGGCTTGCCCTGGCCGGAAACCAGGCTGAGGTTGCCCGGACGCGGCTGCGTGGCCGCTTCCATCTCGATGCCGGTGGAAACCACCGAGACCCGCATGCGCCCGTTCAGGCTTTCATCAAAGGTCGAACCGAAGATGATATTGGCCTCGGGATCGACCTCGTCCCGGATACGGTTGGCGGCCTCGTCGGCTTCGAAGAGGGTCATGTCCTCGCCGCCGGTGATGTTGATCAGAACACCGCGGGCCCCGCACATGGACACATCGTCCAGCAGCGGATTCGAGATGGCGGCCTCGGCTGCGGCAATGGCCCGGTTGTCGCCTTCGGCTTCGCCGGTTCCCATCATCGCCTTGCCCATCTCGGTCATGACAGCACGGATATCGGCGAAGTCCAGGTTGATCAGGCCTGGCATGACCATCAGGTCGGTTACCCCGCGCACGCCGGAATAGAGCACATCGTCGGCCATCTTGAAGGCGTCGGCGAAGGTGGTCTTTTCCGTGGCGATGCGGAAAAGATTCTGGTTCGGAATGATGATCAGGGTATCCACGTACTGGGACAATTCCTGGATGCCCTGCTCGGCCATGCGCATGCGGTGGATGCCCTCGAACTGGAAGGGCTTGGTCACCACACCGACCGTCAGAAGTCCGGCCTCACGCGCCGCGCGGGCAATGACCGGAGCCGCACCGGTCCCGGTTCCACCGCCCATGCCAGCGGTGATGAAGACCATGTTGGCCCCGTCAAGGTGTGTCAGCACCTCTTCCAGGGCCTCCTCGGCCGCAGCGCGACCTACATCGGGGCGCGAGCCTGCGCCCAGGCCACTGGTGATGTTGCGGCCAAGCTGAATGCGCTCTTCGCAGAGCGACTGCTGCATGGCCTGGGAGTCGGTGTTCGCGATCACGAACTCGACGCCTTCCAGATTGGAACGAATCATGTTGTTGACGGCGTTGCCGCCAGCTCCGCCGACACCTATGACGGTGATCCGCGGACGGAGAACCTCTTGGGTTTCCGGAACGCTTAGATTAAGACTCATGTCTGCCTCCGCATTTTCTCGATCTAGCAGGTTGATAGTCACCGGCCGCACCTGCCGGTGGCGACTTTGATACGGATCCCATTGCTGATGTCCGGTTCCGCATCAGAAGTGCTCCTTCAGCCAGTTCCCGACCCGGCCGATCAGGCCGTTTGCCTCGGGGGACTGGGGTTTGATATCGGGGCGCGGCGCCATTTCGGCTTCCAGCGCATAGTTCAGCAGGCCCGCAGCCGTCGTGTAGGCTGGGCCGCTTGTGGATTCCGCAAGGCCGCTCAGATGGATGGGGCGGCCAACGCGCACCTGCTTGTCCAGGATCAGCGCCGCCAGGTCACCCATGCCGGGCAGCTGCGCGGCACCACCTGTCAGCACCACGCGGCGGCCACCCAGTTTGTCAAACCCGCTGGCCTCCAGCCGTGAGCGCACAAGTTCGAAGGTTTCTTCAAGGCGCGGCTGCATGATTCCGACCAGCAACGAGCGCTGCACCTGTTGCACATGATTGTCGTCTTCCTCGCCCACCTGCGGCACATCGATCATCTCCTGCTCGTCGGCGGAGGTGGCGATGGCATGCCCGTACAGCGTCTTCAGACGCTCGGCATGGCTGAGGCTGGTGGACAGGCCGCGTGCGATATCGCTGGTCACGTGCTGGCCGCCGACGGGGACGACATCCGTGTGAATGACGTTGCCCTCAAGGAAAACAGCGATGGAGGTTGTGCCGGCCCCCAGGTCGATCAGGGTCACGCCCAGCTCTCGCTCGTCCTCGACCAGGCTGGAAAGCCCGGATGCAAAGGGTGAGACGACGAAGTTGCCGAGCTCCAGGTGACAGCGCTGAACGCAGGTGGCCAGGTTGCGCACCGGGCCGCTGGCCGCCGTGACGATGTGCATGTTCACGCCCAGCCGCTCGCCGTACATGCCGCGCGGGTCACGGATTCCGCGGCTGCCATCGATGGTGTAGCCCACGGGAATGGAATGGATGAGCTGGCGGCCCTTTTCGGGTTGTCCCAGTACACCCTCCAGCTGGTGTCCCTGCTCCAGGGCACGGCGCAAGTCCATGTCACCGACTTCGTGGCCGTCGATAGAGACCTCGACACCGATGGAGCGCGAGGCCGGGTACCCACCGGAGAGGTTGACCACCACCTGCTCGATGGTCTCCCCCGCCATCTGTTCGGCTGCATGGACGGCATTCAGGATTGCAGCCTCGGCCGCTTCCATGTCCACGACGGCACCGGCCTTCACCCCACGACTGACCTGCTGCCCGATCCCGATGACCTTGAGCCCACGCGGCTTGTCGCCACGCCCCTCCTCGATCCGGGCGATCAGACAACAGATCTTGCTGCTGCCCACATCCAGGGCAGCCAGGATGCCGTGCCGATTGCGCTTCAGCCCCTTCTTCATGTATCGGTCCCCTTGGCCTGCTGAGGTCCAGGCGGTCTCTGGCCACTCAGTGTGCGAATGATCAATCGGTCCGGCAGGCGCAGGTCCACGATCTCGACATCCCGGTTGAACAGGCCCTGCTCTTGCTCCACCCGTGCCAACTGGCGCCAGGCTTCCGCGGCATCCGTTTCGGGAAGCTGTATTTCCACACCGTTTTCCAGTTTCACGTTCCAGCGGCGCTCAGAAACGCGCACCAGAGCCTCGACCTGCGCCGCCAATTCCGGTTCTCCCTGCAAAATCCCAAGCATCTCCGTGGCGTGTTTGGCCGCCCCCGGCCCCACAACCAGAGGCAAATGGCTGTAGCCCTTGGCGCGCACACCGGAAATCACCTCACCGCGACTGTCGATAAGCTGCAGCTTGCGCTCCTTTTGCCAGAGGGCCATGGCTTCTCGCTCGTGCAGACGGATGAAGATGTGATCCGGCAGTCGGCGTTCGACCTCGGCGCGTTCAACCCAGGGCAGTTCCTCCAGCCGACGGCGGGCATCCTGTGGATTGAAGGCCAGGATCGGAGTGCCACGACGAACCTCCAACTGCTCGAGCACGAGTTTGCGCTCCGTCTTCTTGCGCCCTTCGACCATGACCTCGTTGACGGCCAGGCCCCACTCCGCCGTGGTGGCGTAATAGCTGGCAACCGACCATTCAGCGGTACGCTGCAGGCTTCCGGACTGCCACAGCCAACCGGCCACGGCGCCCAGGACTGCGATCAGGATCAGGCGCGGCAGATATCGGCGAAATCCATTCAGCGGCAGACGCTCGTGCAGCCGCCGACCGGCCGGTGCGCGCCGCTTGCTTTCCTTGCGCTTTTTCTCTGCACCGCGTTTCAGTCGCATGATGCCTGCTCCACCATCCACTGGACGAGTTCGTTGAAGGGAATACCCAGATGCGCTGCCTGTTCCGGAACCAGGCTCAGCGGCGTCATTCCGGGCTGGGTGTTGACCTCGAGCAGATAGAGACCTGTATCCGTCTCGTTTTCCTGCTGATCGTCGTAGCGGAAATCGGCCCGGCTCACGCCCCGGCACCCAAGGGCCTTGTGCGCGGCCACGGCCTGCGCCATGGCGGCCTCGTACACGTGGCTCGAAACAGGCGCCGGCAGGATGTGCTCGGTTTTGCCTTCCGTATACTTTGCCGTGTAGTCGTAGAAACCCTGTCGGGGCCGCAGCTCAGTGACCGCCAGCGCATGGTCCACCATGACCGATACGGTGAGTTCGCGTCCCTGGATATAGGGCTCGACCAGGACCTCTTCGCCAAACGGCCAGTCTGCATGGGTAAAGGGCAGATCATTGGCGCCCGGCTGGACGATGACCACGCCCATGGAAGAGCCCTCACAAACCGGCTTGACCACATAGGGACGTGGCAGCGGATCGCCGGCAAGGACGGTTTCCCGTGCCATCACCGAGCCGCCCGGACAGCGCAGGCCGGCTGATTCCAGGACTTTCTTGGCAACCGCCTTGTCCATGGCAAGCGCCGAGGCGAGGCGTCCCGAATGCGTGTAGGGAAGCTGCATCAGATCCAGCAGCCCCTGTACAGAGCCATCCTCGCCATAGCGTCCGTGCAGGGCATTGAAGACCACAGACGGCCGTTTCTCCAGGGTCTGGACCAGGGCCGGCACATCCCCCGTGAAGTCGAACAATTCGACCTCGTGACCCAGGCCGCGCAAGGCATCGGCACAGGCCTGGCCGCTGACCAGTGAAACATCCCGCTCGACCGAGGGGCCGCCATAGAGAACGAGAATCTTCATCGCCGTCATGAGCTCTCCCCCTCTGGCAAGCCAAGTCGCCGGATTTCCCATTCCAGCAGGATTCCAGTGGTCTCTTGCACACGTCGGCGGACCTCTTCGCCCAGGTTCTCCAGGTCCGCGGCCGTGGCCGTTCCGGTGTTAATCAGGAAGTTGCAGTGCTGCTCCGAGACCTGGGCCCCGCCCACAGTCAAGCCACGGCAGCCTGCCCGCTCGATCAACTGCCAGGCCTTCTCGCCCGGCGGATTCTTGAAGGTGCTGCCTCCCGTACGGCTGCGCACCGGTTGACTGTCCCCGCGTGCCGTACGGATTTCCTCCATTCGGCGCTCGATCTCCAGGGCATCGCCGGCCTGCCCCTGCAGCACGGCACCCGTGAAGATCCAGTCCTCAGGCACCGCAGCGTGGCGATATGACAGCCCCATGCTCTCGGGGTCCAGGGCCTTGACCTCCCCCTCGGCTGTCAGGGCCTCGGCGCCGATCAGGACATCCTTGAGTTCGCTCTGATAGGCGCCGGCATTCATGCGCAGGGCGCCGCCCAGTGTTCCGGGTATGCCACAGAGGAACTCCAGGCCACTCAAGCCCTCGCGCCGGGCCATCTCGGCAATGTTCACGTCCAATGCGCCGGCACCGCAAACAAGGCGATCGTCTTCAGCTTCGATGGTTGCAAAAAGCCGCCCCAGACGGATGACGACACCCGGCAGGCCACCGTCGCGCACCAGCAGATTCGAGCCGACGCCCAGCAGCGTGACCGGCACATCGGCCGGCTTTTCCTGAAGGAAGTGGATCAGGTCGTCACGATCGGCCGGCTTGAACAGAACCTCGGCGGGACCGCCCACACGGAACCAGGTGACATTGGCCAACTTGGCATTCTCACTGTAGCGCCCCCGAACCTCGGGCAGGCGGGGCAGGAGATTGTTGGAGAAGGCGGCTTCGCTCATCGTGCCTCCTCCAGTTCATGGGCCAGTTCCTGGGGCAGGCTCTGCGCCCAGTTCGTGATGCTGCCGGCTCCCATGCAAACCACCAGATCACCAGGCGCGGCGATGTCCTTGAGGGTCTGTGCCAAGACCTCCTGACCGGGCAAGGCGGTGACATGCCGATGACCATGCGCACGCAGCCCCTCAACGAGTGCATCCCGATCCGCGCCTTCCAATGGAGCTTCGCCGGCCGCGTAGACATCAGCCACGACCACATGGTCGGCTTCGTTGAAGCAGGTGCAGAAATCCTCGAACAGATCCTTCAGCCGGCTGTAGCGATGCGGCTGCATGACCGCGATGACCTTGCCATGGGTTGCCTGACGCGCAGCCTTTAGGACAGCGCT contains:
- the ftsZ gene encoding cell division protein FtsZ — encoded protein: MSLNLSVPETQEVLRPRITVIGVGGAGGNAVNNMIRSNLEGVEFVIANTDSQAMQQSLCEERIQLGRNITSGLGAGSRPDVGRAAAEEALEEVLTHLDGANMVFITAGMGGGTGTGAAPVIARAAREAGLLTVGVVTKPFQFEGIHRMRMAEQGIQELSQYVDTLIIIPNQNLFRIATEKTTFADAFKMADDVLYSGVRGVTDLMVMPGLINLDFADIRAVMTEMGKAMMGTGEAEGDNRAIAAAEAAISNPLLDDVSMCGARGVLINITGGEDMTLFEADEAANRIRDEVDPEANIIFGSTFDESLNGRMRVSVVSTGIEMEAATQPRPGNLSLVSGQGKPAGETAARSSAAQGGPAASARPAAAGVATAAATATATAMAHDELADQEAQLQASAATEMQQEDWQAAPEAESESQEDELLLSREQAVADEAHGVASGDEQVAAARVEEDMAPSAEDSFSMPEPMRPRTRRLPEAAPGQQAGAYEAAEMANASKQGSPGVQGRTTGDEQGEPPMRNRAYSLLDRITGGGKGRKSRGEEENQSRGNAPAQPRVEPSLERGPSRPAAEDNTAQQPTFSGMEPKEHASSSSKEDEELLDIPAFLRRQAN
- the ftsA gene encoding cell division protein FtsA is translated as MKKGLKRNRHGILAALDVGSSKICCLIARIEEGRGDKPRGLKVIGIGQQVSRGVKAGAVVDMEAAEAAILNAVHAAEQMAGETIEQVVVNLSGGYPASRSIGVEVSIDGHEVGDMDLRRALEQGHQLEGVLGQPEKGRQLIHSIPVGYTIDGSRGIRDPRGMYGERLGVNMHIVTAASGPVRNLATCVQRCHLELGNFVVSPFASGLSSLVEDERELGVTLIDLGAGTTSIAVFLEGNVIHTDVVPVGGQHVTSDIARGLSTSLSHAERLKTLYGHAIATSADEQEMIDVPQVGEEDDNHVQQVQRSLLVGIMQPRLEETFELVRSRLEASGFDKLGGRRVVLTGGAAQLPGMGDLAALILDKQVRVGRPIHLSGLAESTSGPAYTTAAGLLNYALEAEMAPRPDIKPQSPEANGLIGRVGNWLKEHF
- a CDS encoding cell division protein FtsQ/DivIB; protein product: MRLKRGAEKKRKESKRRAPAGRRLHERLPLNGFRRYLPRLILIAVLGAVAGWLWQSGSLQRTAEWSVASYYATTAEWGLAVNEVMVEGRKKTERKLVLEQLEVRRGTPILAFNPQDARRRLEELPWVERAEVERRLPDHIFIRLHEREAMALWQKERKLQLIDSRGEVISGVRAKGYSHLPLVVGPGAAKHATEMLGILQGEPELAAQVEALVRVSERRWNVKLENGVEIQLPETDAAEAWRQLARVEQEQGLFNRDVEIVDLRLPDRLIIRTLSGQRPPGPQQAKGTDT
- a CDS encoding D-alanine--D-alanine ligase, giving the protein MTAMKILVLYGGPSVERDVSLVSGQACADALRGLGHEVELFDFTGDVPALVQTLEKRPSVVFNALHGRYGEDGSVQGLLDLMQLPYTHSGRLASALAMDKAVAKKVLESAGLRCPGGSVMARETVLAGDPLPRPYVVKPVCEGSSMGVVIVQPGANDLPFTHADWPFGEEVLVEPYIQGRELTVSVMVDHALAVTELRPRQGFYDYTAKYTEGKTEHILPAPVSSHVYEAAMAQAVAAHKALGCRGVSRADFRYDDQQENETDTGLYLLEVNTQPGMTPLSLVPEQAAHLGIPFNELVQWMVEQASCD
- the murB gene encoding UDP-N-acetylmuramate dehydrogenase; translation: MSEAAFSNNLLPRLPEVRGRYSENAKLANVTWFRVGGPAEVLFKPADRDDLIHFLQEKPADVPVTLLGVGSNLLVRDGGLPGVVIRLGRLFATIEAEDDRLVCGAGALDVNIAEMARREGLSGLEFLCGIPGTLGGALRMNAGAYQSELKDVLIGAEALTAEGEVKALDPESMGLSYRHAAVPEDWIFTGAVLQGQAGDALEIERRMEEIRTARGDSQPVRSRTGGSTFKNPPGEKAWQLIERAGCRGLTVGGAQVSEQHCNFLINTGTATAADLENLGEEVRRRVQETTGILLEWEIRRLGLPEGESS